From Macrobrachium nipponense isolate FS-2020 chromosome 6, ASM1510439v2, whole genome shotgun sequence, a single genomic window includes:
- the LOC135216645 gene encoding centriolin-like, which yields MAQLPAKGAEDLLLISEEVHPSWFFGSFLRGNCFVGLFGGLDNLEMAQVPAEGPEDLLVISEEVLPSWSLGSILQRNLYAGLLGGLFAVLFILFLKHQDKNLACETAVNEELRIPCKLDNLQDSNINLEKEVEEAHENICDLLEDKTQMATKEDALLQKIQDLEKELSNVKNSHAEEIRDLTKETERQLREAEYTVQVLEKENRILKKINDKTEGLIVKQGEEIGYLNALITTKDLALMNDRQCIEELHKRLKNLEDERKPLQERLNECESEKVKTAEEMDEKIHTLEDNLEFHLNERKDQMKTMTGEKERDMSGLHFLRIVDEEVTKLEHLINSAESDLETCRPQMSEDVQGKVLAAMGKARLLIAQKVEQFRGLCQQNIDGPKGEEPAIMDADLAGFWDMVSIQVDNVHHLFKEVNFLKTNGWKEDLNTHTTNNVTEAPMKKKPVKVMKKAMKSCSEEQKARDEARKKLLEERRKAMKEATKTNSSTDGVEIRVTEEKMSHLQENLPGQKDDRTKSDEGGPVNEKTEEVEKQKEGHHFLQLVDKEVSGIQDLINNAESDLETFTPQMSEEVQGKILAATGKARLLISQKIEQFRGLCQQNIDGPKGDEPAIIAEDLAGFWDMVFIQVEEVHELFKEIGDLKTNGWKQDLNTQTTNNVTKGPAKRKPAKVTKKPMKNCSEEQKARDEARKKLLEERRRTMKEAMKANGSTDGVEILVVEEKMSHLQENLPGQKDDRTKSDEGVPVNEKTEEVEKQKEGHHFLQLVDKEVSGLQDLINKAESDLETFTPQMSEEIQGKILAATGKARLLISQKIEQFRGLCQQNIDGPKGEEPAIIAEDLAGFWDMVFIQVDNVHELFKEIRDLKTNGWKQEQNTKTTNIVTKSPPKRKPVKAMKKVSKNCFEEQKARDEARKKLLEERRKAMKEAMKAKLAQPDVNGGMDGVEILVSEEKITHLQENTTGEKEDKRTKGDECAVGNEKIKEVEKLKEGHHFLQLVDKEVSGIQDLINNAESDLETFTPQMSEEVQGKVLAATGKARLLISQKIEQFRGLCQQNIDGPKGEEPTIIAEDLAGFWDMVSIQVDNVHHLFKEISVLKTNGWKEDIYTQATHNVTKGPVKREPVKVTKKAIKSCSEEQKARNEARKKLLEERRRAMKEAMKARQGQPDANGSKGDVEILVVENKMTHLHEN from the coding sequence ATGGCCCAGCTTCCTGCAAAGGGAGCTGAGGATTTATTGCTTATATCGGAGGAAGTCCATCCTTCTTGGTTTTTTGGCAGTTTCCTTCGTGGAAACTGTTTTGTTGGACTGTTTGGAGGACTGGACAATCTTGAGATGGCCCAGGTCCCTGCAGAGGGACCTGAGGATTTATTAGTTATATCGGAGGAAGTCCTTCCATCTTGGTCGCTTGGCAGTATCCTTCAAAGGAACTTGTATGCCGGACTGTTGGGAGGACTTTTTGCAGTGTTATTCATATTATTCCTGAAACATCAGGATAAAAACTTGGCTTGCGAGACAGCAGTTAACGAGGAACTAAGGATTCCATGTAAGCTTGATAACTTGCAGGATAGTAATATAAATCTGGAAAAGGAAGTGGAGGAGGCTCACGAGAATATCTGCGACCTCCTCGAGGATAAGACCCAGATGGCTACAAAAGAGGATGCTCTTTTGCAGAAGATCCAGGATTTGGAAAAAGAGTTGTCTAATGTGAAAAATTCCCATGCTGAAGAGATCCGTGATCTAACCAAGGAAACTGAAAGGCAATTGAGGGAAGCAGAATATACCGTGCAAGTTTTGGAGAAGGAAAATAGAATTCTGAAAAAGATTAATGACAAAACCGAAGGCTTAATAGTTAAACAAGGAGAAGAGATAGGTTATTTGAACGCCCTCATTACTACAAAAGATTTAGCGTTGATGAATGACAGGCAGTGCATTGAAGAGCTGCACAAGAGACTGAAAAATCTTGAAGACGAACGAAAGCCACTCCAAGAACGCCTAAACGAATGTGAGTCTGAAAAAGTAAAGACTGCAGAGGAAATGGATGAGAAAATACATACGTTAGAAGACAACCTTGAATTTCATCTAAACGAAAGGAAGGATCAGATGAAAACGATGACAGGAGAGAAAGAACGGGATATGAGTGGCTTACATTTCCTAAGGATAGTGGATGAGGAAGTCACTAAATTAGAACATCTAATAAACAGCGCAGAATCTGATCTGGAAACTTGCAGACCACAGATGAGTGAAGACGTACAAGGAAAAGTCTTAGCAGCCATGGGAAAAGCCCGCCTCCTCATTGCTCAGAAGGTGGAACAGTTTAGAGGGCTATGTCAACAAAATATTGATGGGCCCAAAGGTGAAGAGCCAGCTATAATGGATGCAGATCTGGCTGGCTTTTGGGACATGGTGTCCATCCAGGTGGATAATGTACACCACCTTTTCAAAGAAGTAAATTTTCTTAAAACTAATGGATGGAAAGAGGACCTAAATACACACACCACTAATAATGTCACCGAAGCGCCTATGAAGAAGAAACCAGTGAAAGTTATGAAAAAAGCTATGAAGAGTTGCTCTGAGGAACAAAAGGCAAGAGACGAGGCCCGTAAGAAGCTACTAGAAGAGAGACGTAAGGCAATGAAGGAGGCAACGAAAACAAACAGCAGCACAGATGGAGTGGAAATTCGTGTGACAGAAGAGAAAATGTCTCATTTGCAGGAAAATTTACCAGGTCAAAAGGACGACAGGACAAAGAGCGATGAAGGTGGCCCAGTTAATGAAAAAACAGAGGAagttgaaaaacaaaaggaaggcCACCATTTCTTACAGTTAGTTGACAAAGAAGTTTCTGGAATACAAGACCTGATAAATAATGCTGAATCTGACCTGGAAACCTTCACACCACAGATGAGTGAGGAGGTACAAGGAAAGATCCTCGCTGCAACAGGAAAGGCGCGCCTCCTTATCTCACAGAAGATAGAACAGTTCAGAGGCCTTTGTCAACAGAATATTGATGGGCCCAAAGGTGACGAGCCCGCTATAATAGCTGAAGATTTGGCTGGCTTTTGGGACATGGTGTTCATTCAGGTAGAAGAAGTTCACGAGCTTTTCAAAGAGATCGGTGATCTTAAAACTAATGGATGGAAGCAGGACCTAAACACACAGACCACTAATAATGTCACCAAAGGCCCTGCAAAGAGAAAACCAGCTAAAGTTACGAAAAAGCCTATGAAGAATTGCTCTGAGGAACAAAAGGCAAGAGACGAGGCCCGCAAAAAACTACTGGAGGAGAGGCGTAGGACAATGAAGGAGGCAATGAAAGCAAATGGCAGCACAGATGGAGTGGAAATTCTAGTGGTAGAAGAGAAAATGTCTCATTTGCAGGAAAATTTGCCAGGTCAAAAGGACGACAGGACAAAGAGCGATGAAGGTGTCCCAGTTAATGAAAAAACTGAGGAagtggaaaaacaaaaggaaggcCACCATTTCTTACAGTTAGTTGACAAAGAAGTTTCTGGATTACAAGACCTGATAAATAAAGCTGAATCTGACCTGGAAACCTTCACACCACAGATGAGTGAGGAGATACAAGGAAAGATCCTCGCTGCAACAGGAAAGGCGCGCCTCCTTATCTCACAGAAGATAGAACAGTTCAGAGGCCTTTGTCAACAGAATATTGATGGGCCCAAAGGTGAAGAGCCTGCTATAATAGCTGAAGATTTGGCTGGCTTTTGGGACATGGTGTTCATTCAGGTAGATAATGTTCACGAGCTTTTCAAAGAGATCAGGGATCTTAAAACTAATGGATGGAAACAAGAACAAAATACAAAGACGACTAATATTGTCACCAAAAGCCCTCCAAAGAGGAAACCAGTGAAAGCTATGAAAAAAGTTTCGAAGAATTGCTTTGAGGAACAAAAGGCACGAGACGAGGCACGCAAAAAATTACTGGAGGAAAGACGCAAGGCAATGAAGGAGGCAATGAAAGCGAAACTAGCTCAACCTGATGTAAATGGTGGCATGGATGGAGTGGAAATTCTGGTGTCAGAAGAGAAAATAACCCATTTGCAGGAGAATACAACAGGTGAAAAGGAGGACAAAAGGACAAAGGGCGATGAATGTGCCGTAGGTAATGAGAAAATAAAGGAAGTGGAAAAACTAAAGGAAGGCCACCATTTCTTACAGTTAGTTGACAAAGAGGTCTCTGGAATACAAGACCTGATAAACAATGCTGAATCTGACCTGGAGACCTTCACACCACAGATGAGTGAGGAGGTACAAGGAAAGGTCTTAGCAGCAACAGGAAAGGCGCGCCTCCTTATATCGCAGAAGATAGAACAGTTCAGGGGCCTATGTCAACAAAATATTGATGGGCCCAAAGGTGAGGAACCCACTATAATAGCTGAAGATTTGGCTGGCTTCTGGGACATGGTGTCCATTCAGGTGGATAATGTACACCACCTTTTCAAAGAGATAAGTGTTCTTAAAACTAATGGATGGAAAGAGGACATTTATACACAGGCCACTCATAATGTCACCAAAGGCCCTGTGAAGAGGGAACcagtaaaagttacaaaaaaggcTATAAAGAGTTGCTCTGAAGAACAAAAGGCACGAAATGAGGCCCGTAAGAAACTACTGGAGGAGAGACGCAGAGCAATGAAAGAGGCAATGAAAGCTAGACAAGGTCAACCTGATGCAAATGGCAGCAAAGGAGATGTGGAAATTCTGGTGGTAGAAAACAAAATGACCCATTTGCATGAGAATTAA
- the LOC135216644 gene encoding putative nuclease HARBI1, whose translation MSKRKACIAILLALASEEVDDKNKKRRLWMKEWYKKRCELSHQCLLNELLVSSPEDYRNYLRMDHDTFMNLLTMVSPIIKKKTTQLRDAIPASQRLLCTLRLFLATGDSFEDLKFACCISPQCLGNIVIETCDAIVSSLKDVIKIPESEEEWMSVSEEFDRKWDFPHCLGAIDGKHVKITKPYNSGSYYYNYKGTFSVVLMAIVNAKCQFLMVHIGTNGRVSDRGVYGNTRFSQDLTEDKLHIPAPSPLPGTTDPVPYVLIGDDAFPLLENIMKPYSHANLTKEQQIYNYRVSRARNVVERTFGMLSSRFRILHSTINLSPTKVSKIILACCYLHNYMSGDGEQYVESISRRQLIPFEPTVQQSSLSAKDVRNKYCQYFNGPGWMP comes from the exons ATGAGCAAAAGGAAAGCTTGTATAGCTATTCTGCTGGCGCTTGCCAGCGAAGAAGTCgacgataaaaacaaaaagagacgatTGTGGATGAAAGAGTGGTACAAGAAGAGATGTGAACTGTCTCATCAATGCCTGTTAAATGAGCTACTGGTATCATCACCTGAAGACTATAGAAATTACCTTCGAATGGACCACGACACATTTATGAACCTGCTGACGATGGTTTCACCAATAATTAAGAAAAAGACAACACAACTCAGAGATGCTATACCAGCAAGTCAACGATTGTTATGTACTCTCCGATTATTTCTTGCAACTGGAGATTCCTTCGAAGATCTGAAGTTTgcgtgctgcatctctcctcagtGTCTTGGTAACATTGTGATAGAGACGTGTGATGCTATAGTGTCATCACTAAAAGATGTAATAaag ATACCAGAGAGCGAGGAGGAATGGATGTCAGTGTCTGAAGAGTTTGATCGGAAATGGGACTTTCCTCACTGCCTCGGAGCTATTGATGGAAAACATGTTAAAATTACAAAGCCATATAACTCTGGTTCTTACTACTATAATTATAAAGGTACTTTTAGTGTAGTTTTAATGGCTATAGTTAATGCCAAATGTCAGTTCCTTATGGTACATATAGGAACAAATGGAAGAGTCTCAGATAGGGGTGTTTATGGAAACACAAGATTTAGTCAGGACTTAACAGAGGATAAACTACACATTCCTGCACCAAGCCCTCTACCAGGAACAACTGATCCTGTTCCTTATGTTTTAATAGGGGATGATGCGTTCCCTCTGTTGGAGAATATCATGAAGCCATATAGTCATGCCAATCTTACTAAAGAACAACAGATATACAATTATAGGGTGTCACGAGCCAGAAATGTAGTGGAAAGGACCTTTGGCATGTTGTCATCTAGGTTTCGTATTTTACACTCGACAATCAATCTATCCCCAACTAAAGTGTCCAAAATAATCCTTGCATGTTGCTACTTGCATAATTATATGAGTGGAGATGGAGAACAATATGTAGAAAGTATCAGTAGAAGGCAGCTCATTCCTTTTGAACCAACTGTTCAACAGTCTTCATTGTCAGCCAAGGATGTACGCAATAAGTATTGTCAGTATTTCAATGGCCCAGGATGGATGCCCTAG